A single region of the Leisingera thetidis genome encodes:
- a CDS encoding GntR family transcriptional regulator: protein MTPHSDTAAAVTKPRRSSSVSRTPLHEQVADLLRSQIVSGRLAPGEKLQITLLARQLDVSLTPMREALKILAEEQLIELTPNRPTRVTPVTVADTRALFEVMAGIESQAAELAAQRMTPADLARLEALHAEMLQCFRQRDNEAYFTLNSQLHDLIADSAGNPILSHVRAKLSLLARRVRFVAVNDGSRREAALQEHEQVMAAFRAGDPDAARRAWRIHLLNSGDEVCRILAAADQSPPDQKDRIRHA, encoded by the coding sequence ATGACGCCGCACAGTGATACCGCCGCCGCCGTGACGAAGCCGCGCCGCAGCAGCTCCGTCAGCCGGACGCCGCTGCATGAGCAGGTGGCGGATCTGCTCCGCAGCCAGATCGTGTCCGGCCGCCTGGCACCGGGCGAAAAGCTGCAGATCACCCTGCTGGCCCGGCAGCTGGACGTGTCGCTGACCCCGATGCGCGAAGCGCTCAAGATCCTGGCCGAAGAGCAGCTGATCGAGCTGACTCCGAACCGCCCGACCCGGGTGACGCCGGTCACGGTGGCCGATACCCGTGCGCTGTTCGAGGTCATGGCAGGGATTGAATCCCAGGCTGCCGAACTGGCCGCACAGCGCATGACACCGGCGGACCTGGCCCGGCTGGAGGCGCTGCACGCCGAGATGCTGCAATGCTTCCGCCAGCGCGACAACGAGGCTTATTTTACGCTTAACAGCCAATTGCACGATCTGATCGCGGACAGCGCCGGCAACCCGATCCTGTCCCATGTGCGGGCCAAGCTGTCGCTGCTGGCCCGGCGGGTGCGCTTTGTCGCGGTGAACGACGGCAGCCGCCGCGAAGCAGCCCTGCAGGAGCATGAACAGGTGATGGCGGCGTTCCGCGCGGGCGACCCTGATGCCGCCCGCCGCGCCTGGCGCATCCATCTGCTGAACTCCGGCGACGAGGTTTGCCGCATCCTCGCCGCCGCCGACCAATCCCCCCCAGACCAGAAGGACCGCATCCGGCATGCCTGA
- a CDS encoding TRAP transporter small permease subunit, whose amino-acid sequence MNYLAQLASRLFGAALVALSIFVSIETLSRKLFNFSFEGADELGGYVLAVGSSLAFAVALVDRAHIRIDVLHARFPARLQAIMDWISIVSIAGFGLFILYVGRIVIDDTLSYGSTAPTPWATPLIYPQAAWYAALCLFALCAIWLAGKATLMVATGRLGQVSAAFHPKGAIEELEEEMSDLERR is encoded by the coding sequence ATGAATTATCTTGCTCAGCTGGCCAGCCGCCTGTTCGGCGCTGCGCTGGTCGCTCTTTCTATTTTCGTCTCGATCGAAACCCTGTCCCGGAAACTGTTCAACTTCTCCTTTGAAGGCGCCGATGAACTGGGCGGCTACGTGCTGGCGGTCGGCTCCAGCCTCGCCTTTGCAGTGGCGCTGGTGGACCGGGCGCATATCCGCATCGACGTGCTGCACGCGCGGTTTCCGGCCCGGCTGCAGGCCATCATGGACTGGATCTCGATCGTGTCGATCGCCGGTTTCGGCCTGTTCATCCTCTATGTCGGGCGCATCGTGATCGATGACACGCTCAGCTACGGCAGCACCGCGCCGACCCCCTGGGCGACGCCGCTGATCTATCCGCAGGCGGCCTGGTACGCAGCGCTCTGCCTGTTTGCGCTCTGTGCCATCTGGCTGGCCGGCAAGGCCACGCTGATGGTGGCGACCGGCCGTCTGGGCCAGGTTTCTGCCGCCTTCCACCCGAAAGGCGCCATCGAGGAGCTCGAAGAGGAAATGAGCGACCTCGAACGCCGCTGA
- a CDS encoding amidase, with amino-acid sequence MAGDFWRLGAGGLSDAYVRQEACPVQVIAELRERIARLNPGINAYAALAPDLEAQAEESAERLRQGRAQSPLEGVPVALKDNLVMRGLPAAWGGEVFDAVQTRDELPVQRLRAAGAILIGKTTCPEFAVEGYTASRTFGVTRNPWNPELTPGGSSGGAVAAVAAGLAAAALGTDGGGSIRRPAGHTGLFGLKPTIGAVPRHGGLPQILMDFEVAGPLARSARDLRLMFGVLTGAGRADPASRGRLPVSPARRSLKVLYVETFGDNPCDPAIRHSARAAADVLASLGHEVTAGPLPFDLAPLDRFWGSFAQIGLAHLAATVPAMAERASPQYLEMAARGSGIPAPDLFAALEEVRRLRSSVSQAFGEWDVMVTPSAAAQPWPAAEAYPPVIDGQAAGPRGHAVYTGWVNASGHPGLAVPVQPDAAGLPIGIQLVGDLHSEDLLLSLAEEMEQAGGGWRWPRYALG; translated from the coding sequence ATGGCGGGTGATTTCTGGCGCCTTGGCGCGGGCGGCTTGAGCGATGCCTATGTTCGGCAAGAGGCCTGCCCGGTGCAGGTGATTGCAGAGCTGCGCGAGAGGATCGCGCGGCTCAACCCCGGGATCAACGCCTATGCGGCGCTGGCCCCGGACCTGGAGGCGCAGGCCGAAGAGAGCGCGGAGCGGCTGCGGCAGGGCCGGGCGCAGTCGCCGCTGGAGGGCGTGCCGGTTGCGCTGAAGGACAATCTGGTGATGCGCGGGCTGCCCGCCGCCTGGGGCGGCGAGGTGTTCGACGCGGTGCAGACCCGCGATGAGCTGCCGGTGCAGCGGCTGCGCGCTGCGGGTGCGATCCTCATCGGCAAGACAACTTGCCCGGAGTTCGCGGTGGAGGGCTATACCGCGAGCCGCACGTTCGGGGTGACGCGCAACCCGTGGAACCCGGAGCTGACGCCCGGCGGTTCCTCGGGCGGGGCGGTGGCGGCGGTCGCGGCCGGGCTGGCGGCGGCGGCGCTGGGAACCGACGGCGGCGGCTCGATCCGGCGGCCGGCCGGGCATACCGGGCTGTTCGGGCTGAAGCCTACCATCGGCGCCGTCCCCCGGCACGGCGGGTTGCCGCAGATCCTGATGGATTTCGAGGTGGCGGGACCGCTGGCGCGCTCGGCCCGCGACCTGCGGCTGATGTTCGGGGTGCTGACAGGAGCCGGTCGGGCCGACCCGGCCTCGCGCGGGCGGCTTCCGGTGTCTCCGGCGCGACGCAGTCTGAAAGTGCTGTATGTGGAGACCTTCGGGGACAACCCCTGCGACCCGGCGATCCGGCACTCCGCGCGGGCGGCGGCGGACGTGCTGGCGTCGCTGGGGCATGAGGTGACGGCGGGCCCGCTGCCGTTTGATCTGGCGCCGCTGGACCGGTTCTGGGGCAGTTTTGCGCAGATCGGGCTCGCGCATCTGGCCGCCACGGTGCCGGCGATGGCAGAGCGTGCCTCGCCGCAGTACCTGGAGATGGCGGCCCGGGGCAGCGGCATTCCGGCGCCAGACCTGTTTGCGGCGCTGGAGGAGGTGCGCAGGCTGCGCTCGTCGGTGTCGCAGGCGTTCGGGGAGTGGGATGTGATGGTGACGCCTTCGGCGGCGGCGCAGCCCTGGCCGGCCGCCGAAGCCTACCCGCCGGTGATCGACGGGCAGGCAGCCGGGCCGCGCGGCCACGCCGTTTATACCGGCTGGGTCAACGCCAGCGGCCATCCCGGGCTGGCGGTGCCGGTGCAGCCGGATGCCGCCGGGCTGCCCATTGGCATCCAGCTGGTCGGAGATCTGCACAGCGAGGACCTTCTGTTGTCGTTGGCCGAGGAAATGGAGCAGGCGGGCGGCGGCTGGCGCTGGCCGCGCTACGCGCTCGGCTGA
- a CDS encoding pyridoxal-phosphate-dependent aminotransferase family protein, protein MFKPGRHFLQIPGPTNVPDDVLRAMDHPTMDHRSPEFGELGLRALSGLRTVFKTRGDVIIYPASGTGAWEAALANTLAPGDTVLMCETGQFASLWLRLAQRLGLEPQMIATDWRSGADTAAIAEALQADKEHAIKAVCVVHNETSTGCTSDVQAVRQALDAAGHPALLMADVISSLGSIDYRHDEWGVDVTVGGSQKGLMLPPGLSFNAVSTKAKAAAEGAMRHAYWNWEEMLKANSTGFFPYTPATNLLYGLVAAVDRLHAEGLDNVFARHQRHAEATRRAVRAWGLEVLCRTPEHYSGALTAVRMPDGHSADAFRKVVHQQLNMSLGNGLGRLADRVFRIGHLGDFNDLMLAGTLGGVEMGLRLAGVPHQSGGVQAALDCLADAASGTRGAQAA, encoded by the coding sequence ATGTTCAAGCCAGGCAGGCATTTTCTGCAAATCCCCGGACCCACCAATGTGCCCGACGACGTGCTGCGCGCGATGGATCACCCCACGATGGACCACCGCAGCCCGGAATTCGGCGAGCTGGGCCTGCGCGCCCTTTCCGGCCTCAGGACCGTGTTCAAGACCCGCGGCGATGTCATCATCTACCCGGCCTCCGGCACCGGCGCCTGGGAGGCGGCACTGGCCAACACGCTGGCGCCCGGCGACACCGTCCTGATGTGCGAAACCGGCCAGTTCGCTTCGCTCTGGCTCCGGCTGGCGCAGCGGCTGGGGCTGGAGCCGCAGATGATCGCAACCGACTGGCGCAGCGGTGCGGATACGGCGGCCATTGCCGAAGCTCTGCAGGCCGACAAGGAGCACGCGATCAAGGCCGTCTGCGTGGTGCACAACGAAACCTCGACGGGCTGCACCTCGGACGTTCAGGCCGTGCGCCAGGCGCTGGACGCGGCAGGCCACCCGGCCCTGCTGATGGCGGACGTGATCTCCTCGCTCGGCTCGATCGACTACCGGCACGACGAATGGGGCGTGGATGTCACCGTCGGCGGCTCGCAAAAGGGTCTGATGCTGCCGCCCGGCCTGTCCTTCAACGCGGTCAGCACCAAGGCCAAGGCCGCCGCCGAAGGCGCCATGCGCCACGCCTACTGGAACTGGGAGGAGATGCTGAAGGCCAACAGCACCGGCTTTTTCCCCTATACGCCTGCCACCAACCTGCTCTACGGGCTGGTGGCCGCGGTGGACCGGCTGCATGCCGAGGGTCTGGACAACGTGTTTGCCCGCCACCAGCGCCACGCCGAGGCCACCCGCCGCGCGGTGCGGGCCTGGGGGCTGGAGGTTCTGTGCCGCACGCCCGAGCATTATTCCGGTGCGCTTACCGCGGTACGGATGCCCGACGGCCACTCCGCCGACGCCTTCCGCAAGGTGGTGCATCAGCAGCTGAACATGTCGCTGGGCAACGGGCTGGGCCGGCTGGCGGACCGGGTGTTCCGCATCGGCCACCTAGGCGACTTCAACGACCTGATGCTGGCCGGCACGCTCGGCGGCGTGGAAATGGGGCTCAGGCTGGCGGGGGTGCCGCACCAGTCCGGCGGCGTGCAGGCGGCGCTGGACTGCCTGGCGGACGCCGCGTCCGGCACACGCGGTGCGCAGGCTGCCTAG
- the hydA gene encoding dihydropyrimidinase, whose protein sequence is MPEFDLAIRGGTIVTAADRFTADIGIRAGRIEQIASRITGAAEEIDATGLLVMPGGVDAHVHLAQPTSDGTVMADDFASGTRAAAAGGNTTVLPFALQEKGKSLRACVQDYHAKAEGNCVIDVSFHLIVSDPTPQVLGQELPALVRDGYTSFKVFMTYDDLKLDDGELLEVFEVARRERALVMVHAEGHDAIKHMTRRLEAQGKTAPYYHAIAHSEIAEREATHRAISHAQLTDTPIMIVHVSGPDPMEQIQWARRRGLKVLAETCPQYIALTKDDLAGLNMDFEGAKYVCSPPPRDRSSQEAVWQGLRDGTFDVFSSDHAPFRIDAPDNTGKDNPNARTSFKWVPNGIPGIETRLPILFSEGVSKGRITAERFVALTATNPARTYGLYPRKGSLMVGADADIVLWDAQKTAPIRQQDLHHGADYTPYEGMEITGWPVRTILRGKTVALDGAVTGALGGGTYLPRGPSEFA, encoded by the coding sequence ATGCCTGAATTCGACCTTGCCATCCGCGGCGGCACCATCGTCACCGCCGCCGACCGCTTTACCGCCGATATCGGCATCCGCGCCGGCCGCATCGAACAGATCGCCAGCCGCATCACCGGCGCCGCCGAGGAAATCGACGCCACCGGCCTCCTGGTGATGCCGGGCGGCGTCGACGCCCATGTGCATCTGGCCCAGCCCACCAGCGACGGCACCGTGATGGCCGATGATTTTGCCAGCGGCACCCGCGCCGCGGCGGCCGGCGGCAACACCACCGTGCTGCCGTTCGCGCTGCAGGAAAAGGGCAAGTCGCTGCGCGCCTGCGTGCAGGACTACCACGCCAAGGCCGAGGGCAACTGCGTCATCGACGTCTCCTTCCACCTGATCGTCAGCGACCCCACCCCGCAGGTGCTGGGCCAGGAGCTGCCCGCGCTGGTGCGCGACGGCTATACCTCCTTCAAGGTGTTCATGACCTATGACGACCTCAAGCTCGACGACGGCGAGCTGCTGGAAGTCTTCGAGGTGGCGCGCCGCGAGCGGGCGCTGGTGATGGTCCACGCCGAGGGCCACGACGCGATCAAGCACATGACCCGCAGGCTGGAAGCGCAGGGCAAGACCGCGCCTTATTACCACGCCATCGCCCATTCCGAGATCGCCGAGCGCGAGGCCACCCACCGGGCGATCAGCCACGCGCAGCTGACCGACACGCCGATCATGATCGTGCATGTCTCCGGCCCCGACCCGATGGAGCAGATCCAATGGGCCCGCCGCCGCGGCCTCAAGGTGCTGGCGGAAACCTGCCCGCAGTACATCGCGCTGACCAAGGACGACCTTGCCGGGCTCAACATGGATTTCGAGGGCGCCAAATACGTCTGCTCGCCGCCGCCGCGCGACCGCAGCAGCCAGGAGGCGGTCTGGCAGGGGCTGCGCGACGGCACCTTCGACGTGTTCTCCTCCGACCACGCGCCGTTCCGCATTGACGCACCCGACAACACCGGCAAGGACAACCCCAACGCCCGCACCTCGTTCAAATGGGTGCCCAACGGCATCCCGGGCATTGAAACCCGGCTGCCGATCCTGTTCTCCGAAGGCGTCAGCAAGGGCCGGATCACCGCCGAACGCTTTGTCGCCCTCACCGCGACCAACCCGGCCCGCACCTATGGGCTCTATCCCCGCAAGGGGTCGCTCATGGTCGGGGCGGATGCCGATATCGTGCTGTGGGATGCGCAGAAGACCGCGCCGATCCGCCAGCAGGACCTGCATCACGGCGCCGACTACACCCCTTACGAGGGGATGGAGATCACCGGCTGGCCGGTCCGCACCATCCTGCGCGGCAAGACCGTGGCGCTGGACGGCGCGGTCACCGGCGCGCTCGGCGGCGGCACATACCTGCCGCGCGGGCCGTCCGAATTCGCCTGA
- a CDS encoding GntR family transcriptional regulator — MDGKPAPKKRRGYNAQGKLTISRLSLHEQVVNQLREMIVSGILPTGEKIRFNELAEELQVSLTPLREALKVLAGEQLVELMPNRGARVAPITVAGTKELFEVIAGIEALAAELAAARITDEQLAGLEQLHQTMRGHHERGETAPYFELNREIHDNIVAFAGNETLQEMRAQLARRAERARFISVSSGPHRIEAMQDHDELMQALRARDAKAAHAVWRRHLLSSGEETCRILKNWEADRERAQG, encoded by the coding sequence ATGGATGGAAAGCCGGCGCCGAAAAAGCGCAGAGGATACAATGCCCAGGGCAAGCTGACCATCAGCCGCCTGTCCCTGCATGAACAGGTCGTCAACCAGCTGCGCGAGATGATCGTTTCGGGCATTCTGCCGACCGGCGAGAAGATCCGTTTCAATGAGCTGGCGGAGGAGCTGCAGGTGTCGCTGACGCCCCTGCGCGAGGCGCTCAAGGTGCTGGCGGGCGAGCAGCTGGTGGAACTGATGCCGAACCGCGGCGCCCGGGTGGCGCCGATCACGGTTGCGGGCACCAAGGAGCTGTTCGAGGTGATCGCGGGGATCGAGGCGCTGGCGGCAGAGCTGGCCGCGGCCCGCATCACCGACGAGCAGCTGGCCGGGCTGGAGCAGCTGCACCAGACCATGCGGGGGCATCACGAGCGCGGCGAGACCGCGCCGTATTTTGAGCTGAACCGGGAAATCCACGACAACATCGTGGCATTCGCCGGCAATGAAACCCTGCAGGAAATGCGGGCGCAGCTGGCCCGCCGGGCCGAGCGGGCGCGGTTCATTTCGGTGTCTTCCGGGCCGCACCGGATCGAGGCGATGCAGGACCACGATGAGCTGATGCAGGCGCTGCGGGCGCGTGATGCCAAGGCGGCGCATGCGGTCTGGCGGCGGCATCTGCTCAGCTCCGGCGAGGAGACCTGCCGGATCCTGAAGAACTGGGAAGCGGACCGCGAACGCGCGCAGGGCTGA
- a CDS encoding TRAP transporter large permease, whose amino-acid sequence MGIVSVFAGFFSMMGLLLMSFPIAVIMVVLGVIGGVMLYGWPLLNSMGPVIWGVQNENILTAVPLFILLGELLLRSGIADRMYGALALWLGRLPGGLLHTNIGCCSLFAATSGSSVATAATVGTVALPALKSRGYGARQALGSLAAGGTLGILIPPSVNLLIYGSLANESIGRLFIAGIVPGLALTLLFMVYIAVESKFLPGAEGQAEQKVPLSERIAALVHLVPPAVIFAIVMGSIYFGIATPTESAALGVVAALAFAWREGKLSVEFFDNCFRQTAKTTGMILLIITAAFMLNVTLALGGIAQTMTGWVASFGLSPAGLLMALIVFYLFLGMFMDVLSMQVLTIPVALPIITAAGIDPIWFGIFIVLMCELGMITPPVGMNLYVVQGVRKDGGPFRDVVQGAIPYALIMVLFTLLLIAVPDLVLWLPNSMMGH is encoded by the coding sequence ATGGGAATCGTATCGGTATTTGCGGGCTTCTTCAGCATGATGGGCCTGCTCCTCATGAGCTTCCCCATCGCCGTCATCATGGTGGTGCTGGGAGTGATCGGCGGGGTCATGCTGTACGGCTGGCCGCTGCTGAACTCGATGGGTCCGGTGATCTGGGGCGTGCAGAATGAGAACATCCTGACGGCGGTGCCGCTGTTCATCCTGCTGGGCGAACTGCTGCTGCGCAGCGGCATCGCCGACCGGATGTACGGCGCGCTGGCGCTGTGGCTGGGACGGCTGCCCGGCGGGCTGCTGCACACCAACATCGGCTGCTGCTCGCTGTTTGCGGCCACGTCGGGCTCGTCGGTGGCAACGGCCGCGACGGTCGGCACGGTGGCGCTGCCGGCGCTGAAGAGCCGCGGTTACGGCGCCCGCCAGGCGCTGGGCTCGCTGGCGGCAGGCGGCACGCTGGGCATCCTGATCCCGCCCAGTGTCAACCTGCTGATCTATGGCTCGCTGGCCAATGAATCGATCGGCCGGCTGTTCATCGCGGGCATCGTGCCGGGGCTGGCGCTGACGCTCTTGTTCATGGTCTATATCGCGGTGGAGTCGAAGTTCCTGCCGGGGGCCGAGGGGCAGGCCGAACAGAAGGTGCCGCTGTCCGAGCGCATCGCAGCACTTGTGCATCTGGTGCCGCCGGCGGTGATCTTTGCCATCGTCATGGGCTCGATCTATTTCGGCATCGCGACGCCGACCGAATCCGCAGCGCTTGGCGTGGTGGCGGCGCTGGCGTTTGCCTGGCGCGAGGGCAAGCTGAGCGTCGAGTTCTTCGACAACTGCTTCCGCCAGACCGCCAAGACGACGGGCATGATCCTGCTGATCATCACCGCTGCCTTCATGCTGAACGTGACGCTGGCGCTGGGCGGCATTGCGCAGACGATGACCGGATGGGTGGCCTCCTTCGGGCTGTCGCCGGCGGGCCTGCTGATGGCCTTGATCGTCTTCTACCTGTTCCTGGGCATGTTCATGGACGTGCTGTCGATGCAGGTGCTGACGATCCCGGTGGCGCTGCCGATCATCACCGCCGCGGGCATCGACCCGATCTGGTTCGGCATCTTCATCGTGCTGATGTGCGAGCTGGGCATGATCACTCCGCCGGTGGGGATGAACCTTTATGTGGTGCAGGGGGTGCGCAAGGACGGCGGGCCGTTCCGCGACGTGGTGCAGGGCGCGATCCCCTATGCGCTGATCATGGTGCTGTTCACCCTGCTGCTGATCGCGGTGCCGGATCTGGTGCTGTGGCTGCCCAATTCGATGATGGGGCACTGA
- a CDS encoding TRAP transporter substrate-binding protein, translated as MKKTMQWATAAVLTAAAGGAVAGTYDLKVLGQPVATGLIQKNVEQPFFENFAERSGLDAAADYKPLDVTGIKDTEQLRILKAGLFDIVSLRMSQISRDEPTILGLDLVGLNPDYETGRKTVAAFEDAVDAQLQAKFNTKLLGVWPFGPQVLFCKPEIGELSDLKGKKVRVYDQNLANFVASVGGTPVPIGFPDVHQSLARGVVDCAITGPSSANSAGWPEVTGYMLPVAFQLALNGYGINLDTYNAMAPEDQKKLEAAFDGLVDEIWAYSEELFDDAVRCNVGDSPCETVKSYELKLVPVSDGDRKIIGNAVTEISFPAWAEVCDATNASCSADWKAALGQSN; from the coding sequence ATGAAGAAGACCATGCAATGGGCAACGGCTGCGGTGCTGACCGCGGCCGCCGGCGGAGCCGTGGCCGGAACCTATGATCTCAAGGTGCTGGGGCAGCCGGTGGCGACCGGGCTGATCCAGAAGAACGTGGAGCAGCCGTTCTTCGAGAACTTCGCGGAACGCTCAGGCCTGGATGCCGCCGCGGATTACAAGCCGCTGGACGTGACCGGCATCAAGGACACCGAACAGCTGCGCATCCTCAAGGCCGGGCTGTTCGACATCGTGTCGCTGCGGATGTCGCAGATATCGCGCGATGAACCGACCATCCTGGGCCTTGATCTGGTCGGGCTGAACCCGGATTACGAGACCGGCCGCAAGACGGTTGCGGCCTTTGAGGACGCGGTGGATGCGCAGCTGCAGGCCAAGTTCAACACCAAGCTGCTGGGGGTGTGGCCGTTCGGCCCGCAGGTGCTTTTCTGCAAGCCGGAAATCGGCGAGCTGAGCGATCTGAAGGGCAAGAAGGTGCGGGTCTATGACCAGAACCTGGCCAATTTCGTCGCTTCGGTCGGCGGCACCCCGGTGCCGATCGGGTTCCCGGACGTGCATCAGTCGCTGGCCCGCGGGGTGGTGGATTGCGCCATCACCGGCCCCAGCTCTGCCAACTCGGCCGGCTGGCCCGAGGTCACAGGCTACATGCTGCCGGTCGCCTTCCAGCTGGCGCTGAACGGCTATGGCATCAATCTGGACACCTACAACGCGATGGCGCCGGAGGACCAGAAGAAGCTGGAAGCCGCCTTTGACGGGCTGGTGGATGAGATCTGGGCCTATTCGGAGGAACTGTTCGATGATGCGGTGCGCTGCAATGTCGGCGACAGCCCCTGCGAGACGGTCAAATCCTATGAGCTGAAACTGGTGCCGGTCAGCGACGGCGACCGCAAGATCATCGGCAACGCGGTGACAGAGATTTCCTTCCCGGCCTGGGCGGAAGTCTGCGATGCCACCAACGCCAGCTGCTCGGCCGACTGGAAGGCTGCTCTGGGCCAGTCCAACTGA
- a CDS encoding aspartate/glutamate racemase family protein, producing MRILMINPNTSEGVTARLEQAARAVMSPQTVLDSVTAPAGVPYISTRTESLIGGVSVLEILSERHQDYDAAIVAAFGDPGLGAARELFDLPVVGLAEAGMLTACMLGGRFAIVTFAAALEPWYRECVAWHRLEARCAGVHTLSGAFRSINDVQEEKAGHLVELCNQVAASGEADAIVLAGAPLAGLAAQVRDQVPVPLVDCAEAAIGQAETLARLRPAKAQAGSFRRPAAKPSTGLSPALSARIAHDAAQ from the coding sequence ATGCGTATTCTGATGATCAACCCCAACACCTCGGAAGGGGTGACAGCGCGGCTCGAACAGGCGGCCCGCGCGGTGATGTCTCCGCAGACAGTGCTGGACAGCGTCACCGCGCCCGCGGGCGTGCCCTATATCTCAACCCGGACCGAGTCGCTGATCGGCGGCGTCTCGGTGCTGGAGATCCTGTCGGAGCGCCACCAGGATTATGACGCCGCCATCGTCGCCGCCTTCGGCGATCCGGGTCTTGGCGCCGCGCGCGAGCTGTTCGACCTGCCGGTGGTCGGGCTGGCCGAGGCGGGCATGCTCACCGCCTGCATGCTGGGCGGGCGCTTTGCCATCGTCACCTTTGCCGCCGCGCTGGAACCCTGGTACCGCGAATGCGTCGCCTGGCACCGGCTCGAGGCGCGCTGCGCCGGGGTGCATACCCTGTCCGGCGCGTTCCGTTCGATCAATGACGTGCAGGAGGAAAAAGCCGGCCATCTGGTCGAGCTGTGCAACCAGGTGGCGGCCAGCGGCGAAGCGGATGCGATCGTGCTGGCGGGTGCCCCCCTGGCCGGGCTGGCCGCGCAGGTGCGCGATCAGGTGCCGGTGCCGCTGGTGGATTGTGCCGAAGCCGCGATCGGCCAGGCCGAGACGCTGGCGCGGCTGCGCCCGGCCAAGGCGCAGGCGGGCAGCTTCCGCCGCCCCGCCGCCAAACCCTCCACCGGATTGAGCCCGGCGCTCTCGGCCCGGATCGCCCATGACGCCGCACAGTGA
- a CDS encoding 2-keto-4-pentenoate hydratase, with amino-acid sequence MTDSLTDKAQALAAALIRSRESGPKTDLSFDRSGPVTAAEAYQVQQTLARRFGPAGAFKVACKPGQPVIMAPIYAADIRPSGQSFPAPEGERIGIELEIGFKILRPLPQPGTADYRQRLRDCVSLVPVIEVVLTRLADAEAASPMLRLADNQLNGGLVVGPERADWHDLDLTRATATLDFGDTRVLDGTVPVPGGDAFENFCKLAEMTGSHCGGLQPGHVAITGSLNGLPYIEAGTRVKGWIEGLGEVSAAFP; translated from the coding sequence ATGACAGACTCCCTTACAGACAAGGCACAGGCGCTGGCCGCCGCGTTGATCCGCAGCCGCGAAAGCGGCCCCAAAACGGACCTGAGCTTCGACCGTTCCGGGCCAGTCACCGCCGCCGAAGCCTACCAGGTTCAGCAGACGCTTGCCCGGCGCTTCGGCCCTGCCGGCGCTTTCAAGGTGGCGTGCAAGCCGGGCCAGCCGGTGATCATGGCGCCAATCTATGCGGCGGACATCCGGCCCTCAGGGCAGAGCTTCCCCGCGCCGGAGGGCGAGCGGATCGGCATCGAGCTGGAGATCGGCTTCAAGATCCTGCGCCCGCTGCCGCAGCCCGGCACAGCTGATTACCGCCAGCGGCTGCGGGACTGCGTCTCGCTGGTGCCGGTGATCGAGGTGGTGCTTACCCGGCTCGCGGATGCCGAGGCCGCCTCGCCGATGCTTCGGCTGGCAGACAACCAGCTGAACGGCGGGCTGGTGGTGGGGCCGGAACGGGCGGACTGGCACGATCTGGACCTCACCCGCGCCACCGCCACGCTGGATTTCGGCGATACCCGCGTGCTGGACGGCACGGTGCCGGTGCCCGGCGGCGATGCGTTTGAAAACTTCTGCAAGCTGGCGGAAATGACCGGCAGCCATTGCGGCGGGCTGCAGCCGGGCCATGTGGCGATCACCGGCTCATTGAACGGCCTGCCCTATATCGAGGCCGGAACCAGGGTGAAAGGCTGGATCGAAGGCCTGGGCGAAGTGTCCGCCGCCTTCCCCTGA